A genomic segment from uncultured Alistipes sp. encodes:
- a CDS encoding TonB-dependent receptor — MKKILLLAVLCCIVQIGFAQKVAKGIVMDKNQNPLAGVTVVIKGTQQGTVTDAKGNFYLPKVSLQSTLVFSSLGYKAQEIMFIGQTDIPVILEVGNIEMEELVVLGYGTVKKSDLTGAVSVVKMDDISEQPVISAASALQGRIAGVQILQNTGEPGSGMTFNIRGVSSITGSSQPLVVIDGVPIESSFGSTQAGINQDWMNQRPASDALSNLNAADIASIQILKDASAIAIYGSRGANGVVLITTKSGETGKVKISYTHRSDFNIVPKKIKMASTSEYFHYLNEADINDGIPEEQRRFPNDQALADTITVSPNRFWQDMIFRTGYTQDHQLSVSGGTKATKYLVSGNYTDQNSIIRNSYFTRGGFRVNLDQKITPKLKMSVRSYMSMSKKNQLPQSNTHGNLSTSVILSALAFRPIEKLYDSEMSEFDVTSNDYANNPVLLVDRVKDETSMNTLVANLDLNYDILPGLTYQIRGGVNNVYTLREAYWPRGTFQGNTNNGSATRADNKNFSYTIDNLLTFNRKFRQVHNVNVVLGYSWQQWTIRASSQVSTDFPNDQLGGTNMGNATYPQKLYTTYKQRALSSFIGRANYSYKDRYVLVLTGRYDGSSRLASGHKWSFFPSIGGAWNIYNEPFMSAHLSTISNLRIRGSFGYSGNDNIAIGATQAQLGMNSAVIGGSIVTGFVPSTLESPLLKWERTMQANAGFDLGLFNRFSLTAEFYFKKTTDLLLNFKLPTSSGYGANVMNIGEIQNKGVDIELQGDVFVKQNFSWRLTGNLSINRNKVISVGDAGTIYGSQYLYNQSYGIRNSVHVSTPGLPVGVFWGYKTDGVFQNQDEINNYTYTDPNTGETVMIQPTARPGDTKYVDTNHDGKISDEDRTNIGNAYPKLTYGFGSDLTYKGFGLNFQFMGSYGNQMLNLNHAFMSSLRTATGTNIAHDAWVNRWHGEGTSNKYTAPTNRATDMRCKDWYVEDASYLRLQTVTLSYQFRKLPKKLGISSIKIFITGSNLFTITGYSGYDPAVNPFGDRPMEPGVDFGSYPLPATYSFGVNLTF; from the coding sequence ATGAAAAAAATTCTATTACTTGCTGTTTTATGTTGCATTGTCCAAATTGGCTTTGCCCAAAAAGTGGCAAAAGGCATAGTTATGGACAAGAACCAGAACCCTTTGGCGGGAGTTACCGTCGTGATCAAAGGAACTCAACAGGGAACTGTTACTGATGCCAAAGGGAACTTCTATCTTCCCAAGGTATCATTACAGTCTACGCTCGTTTTCAGCTCTCTGGGATATAAAGCACAGGAGATCATGTTCATCGGACAAACAGACATTCCCGTCATTCTGGAAGTCGGTAATATTGAAATGGAGGAATTAGTCGTTTTGGGTTACGGTACAGTAAAGAAAAGCGATCTGACCGGTGCCGTATCCGTCGTCAAGATGGACGATATAAGCGAACAACCTGTCATCTCAGCCGCTTCTGCTCTTCAAGGGCGAATTGCCGGCGTACAAATTCTGCAAAACACCGGAGAGCCAGGTTCGGGTATGACATTCAATATTCGGGGGGTATCGTCCATAACTGGAAGCAGCCAGCCTCTGGTTGTCATCGATGGCGTACCTATTGAAAGTAGTTTCGGATCTACGCAAGCCGGTATTAACCAAGACTGGATGAATCAACGACCGGCATCCGACGCATTGTCCAATCTCAATGCAGCCGATATTGCTTCCATTCAGATTTTGAAAGATGCTTCTGCAATTGCCATCTATGGTTCCCGAGGGGCAAATGGTGTGGTACTTATTACCACCAAATCTGGAGAAACAGGGAAAGTAAAGATTTCTTATACCCATCGTTCTGACTTTAATATCGTTCCCAAGAAGATTAAGATGGCTTCAACTTCTGAATATTTTCATTATCTAAATGAAGCCGATATCAATGATGGTATACCAGAGGAACAACGTCGTTTCCCAAATGATCAAGCACTTGCCGACACCATTACCGTATCCCCCAATCGTTTTTGGCAAGATATGATTTTCCGCACAGGCTACACTCAGGATCACCAATTATCCGTTTCGGGAGGAACCAAAGCAACCAAATATTTAGTTTCTGGAAATTATACAGATCAAAACAGTATTATTCGTAATTCTTATTTCACGCGAGGCGGATTTCGTGTTAATCTCGATCAAAAAATCACCCCGAAATTAAAGATGTCTGTGCGGTCCTATATGTCGATGAGTAAAAAGAATCAACTTCCTCAATCTAATACGCATGGGAACCTTAGTACTTCGGTCATTCTTTCTGCATTAGCTTTTCGTCCAATTGAAAAGCTCTATGATAGTGAAATGAGTGAGTTCGATGTAACAAGTAATGACTATGCCAATAATCCTGTTTTGTTGGTAGATCGGGTTAAAGACGAGACATCGATGAATACCCTTGTTGCCAACCTTGACCTAAATTATGATATTCTGCCAGGTCTCACTTATCAAATTAGGGGGGGGGTAAACAACGTTTATACACTACGGGAGGCTTACTGGCCTCGCGGAACCTTTCAGGGAAATACCAACAACGGTTCCGCAACAAGAGCTGACAACAAGAACTTCTCTTATACTATCGATAATTTACTGACTTTCAATCGTAAATTCCGACAGGTACATAATGTAAATGTAGTTTTGGGCTACTCTTGGCAACAATGGACTATACGAGCCTCGAGTCAGGTTAGCACCGATTTTCCCAACGATCAACTCGGCGGTACAAATATGGGCAATGCCACATATCCACAAAAACTCTATACTACTTACAAACAACGCGCACTATCATCATTTATCGGACGAGCAAATTACTCATACAAAGATCGATACGTTTTAGTTCTTACAGGTCGTTATGATGGTTCAAGTCGTCTTGCATCGGGACATAAATGGAGCTTTTTTCCATCAATAGGTGGAGCATGGAACATATATAATGAGCCGTTTATGTCCGCGCACCTTTCTACGATTTCGAACTTGCGTATTCGAGGCAGTTTCGGATATTCGGGCAATGACAACATTGCCATAGGTGCGACACAAGCGCAATTGGGAATGAACTCTGCCGTTATTGGCGGAAGCATTGTTACCGGATTCGTTCCGTCGACTCTTGAAAGTCCTCTGCTCAAATGGGAACGGACCATGCAGGCCAATGCCGGCTTCGATCTTGGATTGTTCAACCGATTCTCTTTAACTGCAGAATTTTATTTCAAGAAGACAACCGATTTATTGTTGAACTTTAAACTACCAACCTCTTCGGGTTATGGTGCCAATGTTATGAACATAGGCGAGATTCAGAATAAAGGCGTAGACATTGAATTGCAAGGAGATGTTTTCGTCAAACAGAATTTCAGTTGGAGATTGACTGGTAATCTTTCAATCAACCGAAATAAGGTAATCTCTGTGGGCGATGCAGGTACAATTTACGGAAGTCAATACCTTTATAATCAGTCCTACGGTATTCGCAATTCTGTTCATGTTTCCACTCCAGGGCTTCCGGTCGGAGTTTTCTGGGGATATAAAACTGATGGAGTATTTCAGAATCAGGACGAGATAAATAATTATACATATACAGATCCCAATACGGGAGAGACCGTCATGATACAACCCACGGCACGTCCGGGTGATACAAAATATGTAGACACAAATCACGACGGAAAAATCTCGGACGAAGACCGTACGAACATTGGCAATGCTTATCCCAAACTGACCTACGGATTCGGGTCCGACCTCACTTACAAAGGTTTCGGGCTCAACTTCCAATTCATGGGCAGCTACGGCAACCAAATGTTGAACCTCAATCACGCCTTCATGAGCTCGCTGAGGACTGCTACCGGGACCAATATCGCTCACGATGCCTGGGTAAATCGTTGGCATGGCGAGGGGACAAGCAATAAATACACGGCACCGACAAATCGGGCTACTGATATGCGATGCAAAGACTGGTATGTCGAAGATGCCTCCTATCTGCGTCTGCAGACTGTCACACTCTCTTATCAATTCCGGAAACTTCCCAAGAAACTGGGCATTTCCTCTATCAAAATATTTATAACCGGGAGCAATCTATTCACCATTACAGGATATTCGGGATACGACCCTGCCGTCAATCCCTTCGGAGACCGTCCCATGGAACCGGGCGTAGACTTCGGCAGTTATCCGCTCCCGGCCACATACTCTTTCGGTGTTAATCTAACCTTCTGA
- a CDS encoding arylsulfatase translates to MAICIAGAGALAIPGYTLCQPKARPNIVIVIADDLGWGDVGYHGSTIRTPNIDRLASEGLEMDRFYTAALSSPTRAGFLTGRYPDRFGIRNIVIRPWLNYGLDPTEETLPKILSQNGYDNRAIIGKWHLGHLDLKYHPLNNGFTHFYGCLNGAIDYFNKKRNGEPDWHRDFEVCHDKGYSTELITSEAVRCIEDYSKQKTPFFLCVTYNAPHVPLEAQPEDLQIYTGDRNISDFDSATAKRLIYSAMVTCMDRGIGQIYKALQQSGVSDNTLFIFFSDNGADVNSGGGSSGILRGQKNTEWEGGVRAPAFIHYPAFSGDGRKITQLTGYVDIVPTIRDLLGVTTAPQRPLDGISVLAALREPDVKIERTMYLGRGAAIDSDGNKYLSPGHNPLMTDLNGVLLTNVFTDPGEQKSKNKKNSTLSHSLQRVVQQYDTIVPPQIPKGHPKTFLPPKNWDITQ, encoded by the coding sequence ATGGCTATCTGCATAGCTGGTGCCGGGGCTCTTGCTATACCGGGGTATACTCTCTGCCAACCGAAAGCACGGCCCAATATCGTCATTGTCATTGCCGACGATCTGGGATGGGGAGATGTCGGTTATCATGGCAGCACGATCCGCACTCCCAACATCGACCGACTGGCATCTGAAGGACTTGAGATGGACCGTTTCTATACGGCAGCCCTCAGTTCGCCCACACGAGCTGGATTCCTTACAGGAAGATATCCGGACCGTTTCGGAATTCGGAACATCGTCATCCGTCCATGGCTCAACTATGGACTCGATCCGACGGAAGAGACCTTACCCAAAATTTTGAGTCAGAACGGATACGACAACCGCGCTATCATCGGAAAATGGCATTTGGGACACCTCGATTTGAAGTATCATCCACTCAATAATGGATTTACTCATTTTTACGGTTGTTTGAATGGGGCAATCGATTATTTTAATAAAAAACGGAACGGGGAGCCTGACTGGCATCGTGATTTTGAGGTTTGTCATGACAAGGGCTATTCGACGGAACTTATTACGTCCGAAGCCGTGCGCTGCATCGAAGACTATTCAAAACAAAAGACTCCATTCTTCCTGTGTGTGACCTATAATGCCCCGCACGTTCCGCTGGAAGCACAACCCGAAGACCTCCAAATTTACACAGGAGATCGCAATATCTCGGATTTCGATTCTGCTACAGCCAAACGGCTGATCTACTCGGCAATGGTGACATGTATGGACCGGGGGATCGGACAAATTTATAAGGCTCTTCAACAATCCGGCGTTTCCGACAACACGTTGTTTATCTTCTTTAGTGATAACGGAGCCGATGTCAACTCAGGAGGTGGTTCGTCCGGCATTCTGCGGGGCCAGAAAAATACGGAATGGGAAGGAGGTGTACGAGCTCCGGCATTCATTCACTATCCAGCTTTTTCCGGCGATGGACGTAAAATCACCCAATTAACGGGATATGTGGATATTGTTCCGACAATTCGGGACCTGCTGGGTGTTACGACGGCACCTCAACGGCCGCTCGACGGCATCAGTGTCCTCGCTGCATTGCGAGAACCCGATGTAAAAATCGAACGAACCATGTATCTTGGAAGAGGGGCTGCCATTGATAGTGACGGCAACAAATACCTTTCTCCGGGACACAATCCGTTGATGACAGACTTAAATGGCGTTCTGCTCACGAATGTTTTCACCGATCCAGGCGAGCAAAAGAGTAAAAACAAAAAGAATTCCACACTTTCCCACTCGTTACAGCGTGTTGTACAACAATACGATACCATTGTCCCGCCCCAAATTCCCAAAGGACACCCCAAAACCTTTCTTCCGCCCAAGAACTGGGATATTACCCAATAG
- a CDS encoding glycoside hydrolase family 172 protein, with protein MKRKLLMIGLACAFLAHGHAQNPGFNGLDMNMGNLYRISNAETRSISPENFSGEKGKGGMADPIRDKDKPNQANAHHAAQDLGVGWKVNPYINIGPGETFTIAEIEGPGAIQQIWMTPTGDWRSSIIRFYWDGEAEPSVECPIGDFFCSAWGGGGMGEQVAPLSSLAVCVNPGSAFNCYWQMPFRRSCRITMENLDNKNPMRLYYQINYTLTDVPEDAAYFHAQFRRSNPNLTSVHTILDGVKGQGQYVGTYLAWQVSNNGWWGEGEIKFYMDGDKQFPTICGTGTEDYICGSYNFENKSTKKYQEFSTPYAGLHQVVRPDGVYRSQQRFGMYRWHILDPIRFRQDLRVTIQDLGWRNDMRYYPQHSDISSVAFWYQMEPHATFPELPSKDDLEIVKPY; from the coding sequence ATGAAACGTAAACTACTGATGATTGGCCTTGCATGTGCATTCCTGGCACATGGTCATGCCCAAAATCCCGGATTCAATGGGCTTGATATGAATATGGGCAACCTTTATCGGATTTCGAATGCGGAAACCCGATCGATTAGTCCTGAAAACTTTTCAGGAGAAAAAGGCAAGGGCGGCATGGCCGACCCCATACGAGACAAAGATAAACCCAATCAAGCCAATGCTCATCATGCAGCCCAAGATCTCGGCGTGGGATGGAAAGTAAATCCCTATATCAATATTGGACCGGGTGAGACATTCACTATTGCCGAAATCGAAGGTCCCGGAGCCATCCAGCAAATATGGATGACCCCTACCGGAGACTGGAGATCGTCCATTATTCGTTTTTACTGGGATGGCGAGGCCGAGCCTTCTGTAGAGTGTCCGATCGGAGACTTCTTTTGCTCCGCATGGGGCGGAGGTGGAATGGGCGAACAGGTAGCACCACTATCTTCTTTAGCTGTATGTGTCAACCCCGGGAGTGCATTCAACTGCTATTGGCAGATGCCTTTCCGCAGGTCCTGTCGCATTACGATGGAAAACCTCGACAATAAGAATCCAATGCGGCTCTATTATCAAATCAACTATACCTTAACCGATGTTCCCGAAGACGCTGCCTACTTCCATGCCCAATTCCGCCGTTCAAACCCCAACCTGACCTCCGTACATACGATCCTCGACGGTGTCAAGGGACAAGGCCAATATGTCGGAACCTATCTTGCCTGGCAAGTCAGCAACAATGGCTGGTGGGGCGAGGGTGAAATCAAATTTTACATGGACGGAGACAAACAATTTCCTACCATTTGCGGAACCGGAACAGAAGATTACATTTGCGGCTCTTATAATTTCGAAAACAAATCCACAAAAAAATATCAGGAATTCAGTACGCCTTATGCCGGCCTGCATCAGGTCGTACGACCTGACGGCGTATACCGATCTCAACAACGATTCGGAATGTACCGCTGGCACATTCTCGACCCCATACGTTTCCGCCAGGATCTTCGAGTAACGATCCAAGATCTGGGATGGCGCAATGACATGCGCTACTATCCGCAACATTCCGACATCTCTTCCGTGGCATTCTGGTATCAGATGGAACCTCATGCCACATTCCCCGAACTCCCATCCAAAGACGACCTGGAGATTGTCAAACCCTATTAG
- a CDS encoding ribulokinase, whose amino-acid sequence MRSTNCYTIGIDYGTDSCRALIVDCSTGREIASGVMEYPRWAQGLYCDLTSNRYRQHPLDYIEALEGAVACALKNAAPGTAENVVGLCFDTTGSTPVLTDRNGIPLALTPAFAGDPDAMFILWKDHTSVIEAEEINALATSWSENYIRYEGGIYSSEWVWSKVLHILRTNSAVAKAAWAWSEHCDWITGLITGNTSPETMKRSRCAAGHKAMWHASWGLPSETFLERLDPLLAAMRPHLFSKTDTSDTKAGTLTVEWAKRLGLTAGISVAVGAIDAHMGAVGAGIAPHVLTRIMGTSTCDIMVIDPVLLGDHCVSGICGQVDGSVLPGYIGIEAGQSAFGDIYAWFRDVLAWPLRNLCSPEIVDTAIGQILPRLTAEAEKISPGKSGIVALDWFNGRRTPFANQTLRGALTGLTLGSSAPMIFRALVEATAFGSRAIIEHMKQEGIGIDAINAIGGISQKSPFVMQTLADVLDMPIRVVRSEQACALGAAMFAAVAAGIYSNIPEAQAAMGSGYTAEYKPDPARTKIYDKLYRQYLALAKFTDPEHN is encoded by the coding sequence ATGAGAAGTACAAATTGTTATACTATCGGCATCGATTACGGGACCGATTCATGTCGAGCACTCATAGTGGATTGCTCAACAGGACGAGAGATCGCCTCAGGCGTCATGGAGTATCCTCGATGGGCCCAAGGACTCTATTGTGATCTCACGTCAAATCGCTATCGTCAACATCCGCTTGATTATATCGAAGCGTTAGAGGGGGCAGTAGCTTGTGCATTGAAAAATGCCGCGCCTGGTACCGCAGAAAACGTTGTAGGGCTTTGTTTTGACACGACAGGTAGTACACCTGTGCTTACCGACCGTAACGGCATTCCTTTGGCGTTAACACCAGCCTTTGCCGGAGATCCCGATGCCATGTTTATTCTTTGGAAAGACCATACCTCGGTAATTGAAGCCGAAGAAATCAACGCACTTGCAACTTCTTGGTCGGAGAATTATATCCGCTACGAAGGTGGTATTTATTCCAGTGAATGGGTATGGTCCAAAGTCCTCCATATACTACGAACAAATTCCGCAGTGGCCAAAGCGGCCTGGGCCTGGAGTGAACATTGTGACTGGATTACCGGCCTAATCACCGGCAACACCTCCCCGGAAACCATGAAGCGCAGCCGTTGCGCCGCCGGACACAAAGCCATGTGGCACGCCTCTTGGGGACTTCCGTCCGAAACATTTCTTGAAAGACTCGACCCGTTGCTCGCCGCCATGCGTCCGCATCTCTTTTCAAAAACCGACACGAGCGACACCAAAGCCGGGACACTGACTGTGGAGTGGGCAAAGCGACTCGGACTTACGGCTGGCATCTCAGTGGCTGTAGGGGCGATCGATGCTCACATGGGCGCAGTGGGAGCAGGTATTGCGCCCCATGTACTTACGCGTATCATGGGCACATCAACCTGTGATATTATGGTGATTGATCCTGTTCTTCTTGGTGATCACTGTGTAAGCGGCATTTGCGGGCAAGTAGACGGTTCGGTTCTGCCTGGTTACATTGGAATCGAAGCGGGGCAATCTGCTTTCGGAGATATTTATGCCTGGTTCCGGGATGTACTGGCCTGGCCTCTTCGGAACCTTTGCTCTCCCGAAATCGTGGATACCGCCATCGGGCAGATCCTTCCACGGCTTACTGCCGAGGCGGAAAAAATTTCCCCGGGCAAAAGCGGCATCGTCGCTTTGGACTGGTTCAACGGACGACGCACCCCCTTTGCCAACCAAACGCTTCGCGGTGCTCTTACTGGATTGACTTTAGGAAGTAGCGCCCCCATGATTTTCCGGGCGTTGGTGGAGGCAACCGCTTTCGGATCGCGGGCTATCATCGAGCACATGAAACAGGAGGGAATCGGAATCGATGCAATCAACGCGATCGGCGGCATCAGTCAAAAGTCACCGTTCGTCATGCAAACTCTTGCTGACGTGCTCGATATGCCAATCCGCGTCGTGCGTTCCGAACAGGCATGTGCATTAGGAGCCGCAATGTTCGCCGCAGTCGCTGCGGGCATATACTCCAACATTCCAGAGGCTCAGGCAGCCATGGGTTCAGGATATACGGCAGAATATAAACCGGACCCTGCCCGGACAAAAATATACGATAAGCTATATCGGCAATATTTGGCTCTGGCAAAATTTACCGATCCGGAGCATAATTAA
- the fucP gene encoding L-fucose:H+ symporter permease: MEKQRIIPKGIIWPFILLTTLFFAWAVPNNLTDTMLAAFKRIMSLSDSKTAWIQVVCYLLGYGCFAIPGALFIKRFTYKSGVMLGLGLYALGTFLFYPAMLISESTIEIGFYMFLLAIFILFAGLSILETSTNSYVCAIGPESTATQRLNFAQSFNPFGAITGVVISQVFILSQLNTMSAAERAALPVEELTRIQGQELNAVTMTYMVLGLVMIALLLAIRFTRMPNLKEDDKELDFKGTFKRLIRNKNYVWGVIAQFFYVGAQIAVWSFVIRYAIQQLGFDNVIATLGDNPSGAQVIEALRNVEPVAAGFYSFCEWIGLNALLPCTPEQAAATYYIMSLILFVTARFICTGLMRFFKPWKILTVLAVLAVICCLITIYADGALGVYALMGITGCMSLMFPTIYGIGISGLGEDTKIGGSGMVMAIAGAALLTQIQGIVSDQVGSIELAYWVPAIAFMIIAFYSIFVARKVKI, from the coding sequence ATGGAAAAACAACGCATCATACCCAAAGGAATTATTTGGCCATTTATTCTGCTGACCACGCTCTTCTTCGCTTGGGCCGTTCCGAACAACCTCACGGACACAATGCTAGCTGCGTTCAAGCGAATCATGAGTCTCTCGGACTCGAAAACCGCTTGGATTCAGGTGGTCTGCTACCTGCTCGGTTATGGCTGCTTTGCAATTCCCGGCGCACTATTCATCAAACGATTCACCTATAAATCGGGAGTCATGCTCGGATTGGGGCTCTATGCGCTCGGCACATTCCTGTTCTATCCGGCAATGCTTATCTCCGAAAGTACGATCGAAATTGGGTTCTACATGTTCCTACTGGCTATCTTCATTTTATTCGCCGGACTTTCGATTCTCGAAACATCCACTAACTCCTATGTATGTGCCATCGGCCCCGAAAGTACAGCCACACAGCGACTCAATTTTGCACAGTCGTTCAATCCGTTTGGAGCCATTACGGGCGTAGTTATCAGTCAGGTATTCATTCTCTCGCAGCTCAACACAATGAGTGCTGCAGAACGTGCCGCATTGCCCGTTGAAGAGTTGACCCGCATACAGGGACAAGAGTTGAATGCTGTTACAATGACTTACATGGTGCTTGGACTGGTTATGATAGCCCTCTTGTTGGCAATTCGCTTTACCAGAATGCCCAATCTGAAAGAAGACGATAAAGAGCTCGATTTCAAAGGCACTTTCAAACGACTTATTCGCAACAAAAATTATGTTTGGGGGGTTATCGCACAGTTTTTCTATGTAGGAGCGCAAATCGCCGTATGGTCATTCGTTATCCGTTATGCCATACAACAACTCGGCTTTGACAATGTCATTGCTACATTAGGCGACAATCCCTCGGGTGCACAAGTGATCGAAGCTCTTCGGAACGTAGAACCTGTTGCCGCAGGTTTCTATTCATTCTGCGAATGGATCGGGCTCAATGCGCTATTACCATGCACACCAGAACAAGCTGCTGCAACTTACTACATAATGTCCTTGATACTGTTCGTGACAGCACGTTTCATATGCACCGGACTCATGCGGTTCTTCAAACCGTGGAAAATTCTCACGGTCCTTGCCGTGTTAGCCGTTATTTGCTGTTTGATCACCATTTATGCAGATGGAGCTCTGGGAGTCTATGCGCTGATGGGTATCACGGGTTGTATGTCTCTAATGTTCCCGACAATCTATGGCATCGGCATTTCAGGTCTAGGTGAAGATACGAAAATCGGCGGTTCAGGAATGGTTATGGCCATTGCGGGGGCTGCTCTGCTGACACAGATCCAAGGCATCGTTTCAGACCAAGTTGGCAGTATCGAATTAGCCTATTGGGTTCCGGCCATTGCTTTCATGATCATTGCCTTTTACAGCATTTTTGTGGCTAGGAAAGTAAAAATCTAA
- a CDS encoding DUF6786 family protein, with product MKRIHLKRIHSILTLATASIMLTACCDKTTYEMGSYGYDAAFFKQHKISFLELSSSDGLSKIMIIPAYQGRVMTSTADGDAGNSFGWINYKLIESGEINPQFNPVGGEERFWLGPEGGPFSLYFKNGQEQVYENWRVPAVIDTETYNIAEQTSSSVKFTKETTLINAADSELKIGIERTISLLDRKTAAELLGTEIPSTLKMIAYGTENIITNQGENTWTKQTGLPSIWLLGMFNPTPTTTVFIPYDTSGTGRIVNDEYFGKVPSDRLKVEDGMLYFKIDGTYRSKIGLPAGRAKDICGSYDSDKKVLTLVKYTVPRGRVSYVNGQWGPQEDPFAGDVINAYNDGPTDDGTVMGPFYEIETSSPGAELASGESASHTQYVMHIQGEETQIARIVQDLFGVELQKIADCF from the coding sequence ATGAAACGCATTCATTTGAAACGCATTCATTCCATTCTAACTCTCGCAACAGCATCCATCATGTTGACTGCCTGCTGCGATAAAACAACATATGAAATGGGCTCTTACGGATATGACGCTGCATTTTTCAAGCAGCATAAAATCTCTTTCCTTGAACTCTCCAGTTCTGACGGACTTTCAAAAATTATGATTATTCCCGCATACCAAGGCCGTGTAATGACATCTACTGCCGATGGTGATGCTGGGAATAGTTTCGGATGGATCAATTACAAACTGATTGAATCCGGAGAAATCAATCCTCAATTCAATCCCGTTGGCGGAGAAGAGCGTTTCTGGTTAGGACCGGAAGGAGGCCCTTTCTCCCTGTACTTCAAAAACGGACAGGAACAGGTTTATGAAAATTGGCGCGTTCCTGCAGTCATAGACACCGAAACTTATAACATAGCAGAACAAACCTCCTCAAGTGTGAAATTTACCAAAGAAACTACACTCATAAACGCGGCAGATTCGGAACTCAAAATCGGGATTGAACGTACAATTTCCTTGTTGGATCGCAAAACCGCAGCGGAACTGCTCGGCACGGAGATTCCCTCAACGTTGAAAATGATTGCCTACGGTACGGAGAACATCATCACCAATCAAGGAGAAAATACCTGGACCAAGCAAACCGGACTGCCCTCCATATGGTTATTGGGAATGTTCAATCCAACGCCGACCACGACGGTTTTCATTCCCTATGACACATCCGGTACGGGACGCATCGTCAACGATGAATATTTCGGCAAGGTGCCATCCGATCGGCTGAAGGTAGAGGACGGTATGCTTTATTTCAAGATCGATGGAACCTATCGTTCAAAGATTGGGCTCCCGGCGGGACGAGCCAAAGACATCTGCGGTAGTTATGATTCGGACAAGAAAGTACTCACACTGGTGAAATACACCGTCCCCAGGGGCCGTGTAAGCTACGTGAACGGGCAGTGGGGCCCGCAAGAAGATCCATTTGCCGGCGACGTGATCAATGCCTATAACGACGGTCCCACAGACGACGGTACTGTCATGGGACCTTTCTATGAAATCGAAACCTCTTCGCCCGGTGCAGAACTAGCCTCCGGTGAATCGGCCTCACATACACAGTATGTCATGCATATACAGGGAGAAGAGACGCAAATCGCCAGGATCGTACAAGATCTTTTTGGTGTCGAGTTGCAGAAAATTGCGGATTGTTTCTAA